Proteins encoded within one genomic window of Nonomuraea gerenzanensis:
- a CDS encoding aKG-HExxH-type peptide beta-hydroxylase, with protein sequence MTGFTLADLEALSDPGHETTLLDTLVTVEVGKHRLLLELARRKTGQLRPGRTATSADMVLARLAHLEHTAPDAARRLLSSPRTGAWAYHTVQALNRGAEPEWSYLAELVAGPSRPSPRLCCRADDLVLDVPLRHDDPYLARCGLRGAEPAAADVLAWSRIGGAAWHLLVRHHWPTALGIARMIRTIVPLPAAPEGRPAGATSGRAFGAIALAPAERPALFAEALVHEYQHVVLGAVMDAVPLTRPSEGRRFYVPWREDARPVDALIQGAFAFHGVTAYWRTQRHHAEGGERWQGDLLFARWRRSTLGVLDTALRSGLLTSAGTALAEGMRGRLALWCKEPVGPDAEAEAARLAEEHRRGWQERNA encoded by the coding sequence ATGACGGGCTTCACCCTCGCCGACCTCGAAGCCCTCAGCGACCCGGGACATGAGACGACCCTGCTGGACACGCTGGTCACCGTGGAGGTCGGCAAGCACAGACTTCTTCTGGAACTCGCCCGCAGGAAGACGGGCCAGCTCCGTCCGGGCAGGACGGCCACGTCGGCGGACATGGTGCTGGCGAGGCTGGCACACCTGGAGCACACGGCCCCCGACGCCGCGCGCCGCCTGCTCTCCTCCCCTCGGACGGGCGCCTGGGCCTACCACACCGTCCAGGCGCTGAACCGCGGCGCCGAGCCGGAGTGGAGCTATCTCGCCGAGCTGGTCGCCGGTCCGTCCCGGCCGTCGCCGCGCCTGTGCTGCCGGGCCGACGATCTGGTCCTCGACGTCCCGCTGCGGCACGATGACCCCTACCTCGCCCGTTGCGGGCTGCGCGGGGCCGAACCGGCCGCGGCGGACGTGCTCGCCTGGTCCAGGATCGGCGGTGCGGCGTGGCACCTCCTCGTACGCCATCACTGGCCCACGGCGCTCGGGATCGCCCGGATGATCAGGACGATCGTGCCGCTGCCCGCGGCCCCGGAAGGCCGGCCCGCCGGAGCGACCTCAGGCCGTGCCTTCGGGGCGATCGCCCTGGCTCCCGCCGAGCGGCCCGCCTTGTTCGCCGAGGCGCTCGTGCACGAGTACCAGCACGTGGTCCTGGGCGCTGTGATGGATGCCGTGCCGCTGACGAGGCCCTCGGAAGGCAGGCGGTTCTACGTGCCGTGGCGGGAGGACGCCAGGCCCGTCGACGCCCTGATCCAGGGCGCCTTCGCCTTCCACGGCGTCACGGCCTACTGGCGGACGCAGCGCCACCACGCCGAGGGCGGCGAACGGTGGCAGGGCGACCTGCTGTTCGCACGCTGGCGGCGCTCCACCCTCGGCGTGCTCGACACCGCGCTGCGGTCCGGGCTGCTGACGAGCGCCGGCACCGCGCTGGCCGAGGGCATGCGCGGCCGGCTGGCGCTGTGGTGCAAGGAGCCGGTCGGCCCGGACGCGGAAGCGGAGGCCGCCCGGCTGGCCGAGGAACACCGGCGCGGCTGGCAGGAGCGCAACGCCTAG
- a CDS encoding bactofilin family protein, whose translation MKAIKLAVTGALLGTVLGGLAMATPAAADSRACKGTIRAASVDDVHVPKGATCTLLGTRVDGNVKVGGGGTLVARGVRVDGDIQAKGARAVSVTAGSKVGGNIQVEDSGTVTVTSSRVDGDIQLEDNDRYVRVDGNRVDGNIQLKDNRKGLQVRRNSVDGNLECEGNRSKVTGGKNAVRGDKEGQCRRF comes from the coding sequence ATGAAGGCGATCAAGCTGGCCGTTACCGGCGCCCTCCTCGGCACCGTGCTCGGCGGCCTGGCCATGGCCACCCCCGCCGCCGCCGACTCGCGCGCCTGCAAGGGCACGATCCGGGCCGCGAGTGTCGACGACGTACATGTCCCCAAGGGCGCCACCTGCACCCTCCTTGGCACCCGCGTGGACGGCAACGTCAAGGTCGGCGGCGGGGGCACCCTGGTGGCGCGGGGTGTCCGGGTTGACGGCGACATCCAGGCCAAGGGGGCCCGCGCGGTCTCCGTGACCGCCGGCTCGAAGGTGGGCGGCAACATCCAGGTGGAGGACAGCGGCACCGTCACCGTGACCTCCTCCCGCGTCGACGGCGACATCCAGCTTGAGGACAACGACCGTTACGTCCGGGTCGACGGCAACCGGGTGGACGGCAACATCCAGCTCAAGGACAACCGCAAGGGCCTGCAGGTGCGCCGCAACAGCGTTGACGGCAACCTCGAGTGCGAGGGCAACCGCTCCAAGGTGACCGGTGGCAAGAACGCCGTGCGGGGCGACAAGGAAGGCCAGTGCCGCCGCTTCTGA
- a CDS encoding SIR2 family NAD-dependent protein deacylase: MTDLRAGRELAWRMLISNLRTGQCTPFLGAGASAGHIPLGAVLAAEWARLSAYPFKDSTNLGRVMQYVASVDFAGDLVSLKEHLAAEVFAEVQMPDFRNVTQIHSLLARCDLPVYITTNYDDLLFRALTYHEKRPRLGVSPWTAGIEDQFDSPFDALGNYHPSPEEPLVFHLHGHWKHPRSMVLAEDDYIEYLIRLVEEGSTKDDRSMIPPVVHAALRTKPLLFIGYSLHDWTFLVLFRTLLRDVDTSYRRRHVSVQLEPPMAEDIGSAKTYLEEAFRERHIAIFWESTESFTSELARRMWGEAR, translated from the coding sequence GTGACGGATCTGCGGGCCGGGCGGGAGCTCGCGTGGAGGATGTTGATCAGCAATTTACGGACGGGGCAGTGCACGCCTTTCCTCGGTGCGGGGGCCTCCGCCGGCCATATCCCCCTCGGTGCCGTCCTGGCGGCGGAGTGGGCGCGGCTCAGCGCTTATCCGTTCAAAGACTCCACCAACCTGGGGCGGGTGATGCAGTATGTGGCGTCGGTGGATTTCGCGGGAGATCTTGTTTCGCTCAAGGAGCATCTCGCGGCGGAAGTCTTCGCGGAGGTCCAGATGCCTGACTTTCGGAATGTCACTCAGATTCACTCGTTGCTGGCCAGGTGCGACTTACCGGTATACATAACTACGAACTATGACGATCTGCTCTTTCGGGCGCTCACCTACCATGAGAAGCGGCCCCGTCTGGGGGTCAGCCCGTGGACCGCTGGAATAGAAGATCAATTTGACTCCCCGTTTGATGCGCTCGGGAATTATCATCCCTCTCCGGAGGAGCCTCTGGTGTTTCACCTCCACGGCCATTGGAAACACCCGCGATCCATGGTCCTGGCCGAGGACGACTACATCGAGTACCTGATCCGGCTCGTCGAAGAGGGCTCCACGAAGGACGACCGGAGCATGATCCCCCCGGTGGTGCACGCGGCGCTGCGGACCAAGCCACTACTCTTCATCGGCTACAGCCTGCACGACTGGACGTTCCTGGTGCTGTTCCGGACCCTGCTCCGGGACGTGGACACCTCCTACCGGCGCAGGCATGTCAGCGTCCAGCTGGAACCCCCGATGGCCGAGGACATCGGGTCTGCGAAGACATACCTGGAAGAGGCTTTCCGCGAGCGGCATATCGCTATCTTCTGGGAGAGTACTGAATCCTTCACGTCGGAGCTGGCGAGGCGCATGTGGGGAGAGGCGAGATGA
- a CDS encoding tetratricopeptide repeat protein has product MNDHEPYVGPRPFRADEADRFFGRRGEARNLAALWRAERLTVLYGPESTGKTSLLNAGVLPLLANEEIDLLPVGRVVRPVAAPLATQHVDPAYPLLASWTSAGRPPAPGTSIGAFLRSRPARVNEYGEPYSVLAAVDQFEELFDGPPTRRPSGELLIDQIAEALRVLPALKLLLIVRDDHFGTFEAYERRLSDRRAARVRIDPLEPEAAHEAIVRPLEGTGRRFAAGVAARLLDDLRTVTFEDRVGHVVHVRQDRVEPLHLQIACSSLWQSTDTDVITEEDLQRFGDVDTAVMAYCDTAIGKVAAECGVDEARLRAWLETIFITPFGTRATAYRGALTTADMPNTVVDTLAERHILTPEFRARLTWYQLGQDRLITAVRTANALWWERHGGEPSAPRTPQSPADFRAAAETAMGEGDYSSAREYAEAAAQRYRDAGDDRRLAQALALQGDISRLSGDSAEAEHSLRTALNTLIQLDDDYGSAQLFAALARLHHEEGRYGQAIDQFRQALSRAPGDPDILVGLGYALWRDGSPADGLLTFSRVLDGRPDLVPALLGRGQIRAELREYPQALADLDRAWALGVPAEEEPAARAARAAALAALGRVEEATAELNAALRGDPSPPPALAARARELLERAQVTAAPDRDEAEPPA; this is encoded by the coding sequence ATGAACGACCATGAGCCATATGTCGGACCTCGCCCCTTTCGCGCGGATGAAGCGGACCGTTTCTTCGGCCGCCGGGGTGAAGCCCGCAACCTGGCCGCCCTGTGGCGGGCCGAACGCCTGACCGTTCTGTACGGCCCGGAGTCGACGGGCAAGACGTCGCTGCTCAACGCGGGGGTGCTGCCCCTGCTCGCGAACGAGGAGATCGATCTGCTGCCCGTCGGGCGGGTGGTGCGGCCCGTCGCGGCGCCGCTGGCCACCCAGCACGTCGATCCGGCCTACCCCCTGCTCGCGAGCTGGACGTCGGCCGGCCGCCCGCCCGCGCCCGGGACGTCGATCGGGGCCTTCCTGCGGTCGAGACCCGCGCGGGTGAACGAGTACGGCGAGCCGTACAGCGTCCTGGCCGCGGTCGACCAGTTCGAGGAGCTCTTCGACGGCCCTCCGACGCGGCGGCCGAGCGGGGAGCTCCTGATCGACCAGATCGCCGAGGCGTTGCGCGTCCTGCCCGCGCTGAAGCTGCTCCTGATCGTCCGCGACGACCACTTCGGTACGTTCGAGGCGTACGAGAGAAGGCTGAGCGATCGGCGGGCGGCCCGGGTGCGCATCGATCCGCTCGAACCCGAAGCCGCACACGAGGCGATCGTGCGCCCGCTCGAAGGTACCGGCCGCCGGTTCGCCGCCGGTGTCGCCGCGCGGCTGCTGGACGATCTGCGCACGGTCACCTTCGAAGACCGGGTGGGGCACGTCGTCCACGTGCGGCAGGACCGCGTCGAGCCGCTCCACCTGCAGATAGCGTGCAGCAGCCTCTGGCAGTCCACGGACACCGACGTGATCACGGAGGAGGACCTGCAGCGCTTCGGCGACGTCGACACGGCGGTCATGGCCTACTGCGACACGGCGATCGGCAAGGTGGCAGCGGAGTGCGGGGTGGATGAGGCGAGGCTGCGCGCCTGGCTGGAGACGATCTTCATCACCCCCTTCGGCACCAGGGCGACCGCGTACCGAGGCGCCCTCACCACGGCCGACATGCCCAACACGGTCGTGGACACCCTGGCCGAGCGGCACATCCTCACCCCGGAGTTCCGTGCCAGGCTCACCTGGTACCAGCTCGGCCAGGACCGGCTGATCACCGCGGTACGCACGGCGAATGCGCTCTGGTGGGAGCGGCACGGCGGCGAGCCGAGCGCGCCCCGGACCCCGCAGAGCCCGGCCGACTTCCGCGCGGCGGCCGAGACGGCGATGGGCGAGGGCGACTACTCCTCGGCTCGCGAGTACGCGGAAGCGGCCGCACAGCGCTACCGCGACGCGGGCGACGACCGGCGGCTGGCCCAGGCGCTGGCGTTGCAGGGCGACATCTCCCGCCTGAGCGGCGACTCGGCCGAGGCCGAGCACAGCCTCAGAACCGCCCTGAACACGCTGATACAGCTCGACGACGACTACGGCAGCGCCCAGCTCTTCGCGGCCCTGGCCCGGCTGCATCACGAGGAGGGCCGGTACGGCCAGGCCATCGACCAGTTCCGGCAGGCGTTGAGCCGTGCCCCCGGCGATCCTGACATCCTGGTCGGCCTCGGCTACGCGCTGTGGCGCGACGGCTCCCCGGCCGACGGGCTGCTCACCTTCTCCCGCGTTCTCGACGGCAGGCCCGACCTCGTCCCGGCGCTGCTCGGCCGCGGTCAGATCCGGGCCGAGCTGCGCGAATATCCCCAAGCCCTCGCCGACCTCGACCGCGCGTGGGCGCTCGGCGTCCCCGCGGAGGAGGAGCCCGCGGCACGCGCGGCGCGGGCCGCCGCGCTGGCCGCGCTCGGTCGCGTGGAGGAGGCCACCGCCGAGCTGAACGCGGCGCTGCGCGGCGATCCGTCACCGCCACCGGCGCTGGCGGCTCGCGCTCGTGAACTTCTCGAACGCGCCCAGGTCACGGCGGCGCCGGACCGGGACGAAGCCGAACCTCCAGCGTGA
- the fxsT gene encoding FxSxx-COOH system tetratricopeptide repeat protein: MTEGPQSKSGERGSAIRRHPVIMGQEVPIRNLHFTGRAVELQELRNRLTQSSEALISQPAQALYGLGGVGKTEIAAEYAHRWASDYEVIWWVRAEQEDTIRNSIVALGRRMRLPDFTGENRDYSSQTVLDALRNGEPYAKFLLIFDNATQPEIVRRYIPHGNGHVIITSRVQGWRQAVRDDGIEVSQFALDETVAFLRRRVTTLAPAGDGAEEKRRLRLARQLAAALDNLPLAAEHAAAYLTQTGSSVEEYLERFQRDAHDLLGESVDMYYPQVVATTWSLARGSISDEAVALFSLLAFFSPEPIAETLLVQSGRVLNVSGPVGKIVDSVTEYRRAARELARFSLVKLDGIRNTIQVHRVVQAVTKARIEREDLAQARLLRKTVHTLLAASDPLEPEREDNDPKYEFSRQHLLPADALNTDNAHLRNLVINQVRRLALRGGYAESLSLGQAALTNWRGRLGDEDLQVLALAAEVASVLRDVGRYEDAYTLNQQTLGVLSRVYGKENEVYLRCARSFDSDIRFMGRYQEALDHEMELLPRYESVFGTQDHSSLMIRNNIAVSLRCIGRFEEALRWDEETYEERKRLFGYSHVDALISKFAIARDLRRLGRYEESLDHLREVVELMDQKNEPWHRHRLLVVADLAVALRRVGFHEDAVTTGEAIWGRHRTLLGPEHRQTLVVATNLIIDRRNTENLSGAQSLGEETLQAWEKTAGADHPNTHATQMNLATVLRRRGNPLGARELDERALAGFRASLGETHPSSLIVMGNLASDLSALGETRAARELGEATFEMSRVTRGDKHPATLVIMANLSVDRRADGDLAQADALYADVMDLFDEVLSSEHWEARRAAQRGRLDLDIEPMSA, from the coding sequence ATGACCGAGGGTCCGCAGTCGAAGAGCGGAGAGCGTGGTTCCGCGATACGCAGGCATCCGGTCATCATGGGGCAAGAGGTTCCCATCCGAAACTTGCATTTCACTGGACGGGCAGTGGAGTTGCAAGAGTTGCGCAATCGGCTCACCCAGTCCAGCGAGGCGCTCATCAGTCAGCCGGCGCAGGCGCTCTATGGCCTCGGCGGAGTGGGCAAAACGGAAATTGCAGCCGAATATGCCCATCGCTGGGCCTCCGACTACGAGGTGATCTGGTGGGTCCGCGCCGAGCAGGAGGACACGATCCGCAACTCCATCGTGGCGCTCGGGCGGCGGATGAGGCTGCCCGACTTCACCGGCGAGAACCGTGACTACTCCAGCCAGACGGTGCTCGACGCGCTGCGCAACGGAGAGCCGTACGCGAAGTTCCTGCTCATCTTCGACAACGCGACCCAACCGGAGATCGTGCGCCGGTACATCCCCCACGGCAACGGCCACGTGATCATCACCTCCCGCGTCCAGGGGTGGCGCCAGGCGGTCCGCGACGACGGGATCGAGGTGTCGCAGTTCGCCCTCGACGAGACGGTGGCCTTCCTGCGCAGGCGGGTGACGACGCTGGCCCCGGCGGGAGACGGAGCCGAGGAGAAGCGCCGTCTCCGGCTCGCCCGGCAGCTCGCCGCCGCGCTCGACAACCTGCCCCTCGCCGCCGAGCACGCGGCCGCCTACCTCACGCAGACCGGCTCGTCCGTCGAGGAGTACCTGGAGCGGTTCCAGCGCGACGCCCACGACCTGCTCGGCGAGAGCGTCGACATGTACTACCCGCAGGTCGTGGCCACGACCTGGAGCCTGGCCCGGGGCAGCATCTCCGACGAGGCCGTCGCCCTGTTCAGCCTGCTGGCGTTCTTCTCGCCGGAGCCGATCGCCGAAACCCTGCTGGTGCAGTCCGGCCGCGTCCTCAACGTCTCCGGCCCCGTCGGCAAGATCGTCGACAGCGTGACCGAATACCGCAGAGCCGCCAGGGAGCTGGCCAGGTTCTCCCTCGTCAAGCTCGACGGCATTCGCAACACCATCCAGGTCCACCGTGTGGTGCAGGCCGTCACGAAGGCCCGCATCGAGCGGGAGGACCTGGCCCAGGCGAGACTCCTGCGCAAGACGGTCCACACGCTGCTGGCCGCCTCCGACCCGCTGGAGCCAGAGCGGGAGGACAACGACCCGAAGTACGAGTTCTCCCGGCAGCACCTGCTCCCCGCCGACGCCCTGAACACCGACAACGCCCACCTGCGCAACCTGGTCATCAACCAGGTGCGCAGGCTCGCCCTGCGCGGCGGCTACGCCGAGAGCCTGAGCCTCGGCCAGGCGGCGCTCACCAACTGGCGCGGCCGGCTCGGCGACGAGGACCTGCAGGTGCTGGCCCTGGCCGCCGAGGTCGCCTCGGTCCTGCGTGACGTCGGTCGCTACGAGGACGCGTACACGCTGAACCAGCAGACCCTGGGCGTCCTGAGCCGGGTGTACGGCAAGGAGAACGAGGTCTATCTGCGGTGCGCCCGCAGCTTCGACAGCGACATCCGCTTCATGGGCCGCTACCAGGAGGCGCTCGACCACGAGATGGAGCTGCTGCCCCGGTACGAATCGGTGTTCGGCACCCAGGACCACTCCAGCCTCATGATCCGTAACAACATCGCGGTGAGCCTGCGCTGCATCGGCCGCTTCGAGGAGGCCCTGCGCTGGGACGAGGAGACCTACGAGGAGCGCAAGCGGCTGTTCGGCTACTCCCATGTCGACGCGCTCATCTCGAAGTTCGCGATCGCCCGCGACCTGCGCCGCCTGGGCCGCTACGAGGAGTCGCTCGACCATCTCCGCGAGGTCGTCGAGCTGATGGACCAGAAGAACGAGCCCTGGCACCGGCATCGGCTGCTGGTCGTGGCGGACCTGGCGGTGGCACTGCGGCGGGTGGGCTTCCACGAGGACGCGGTCACCACGGGTGAGGCCATCTGGGGCAGGCACCGCACCCTGCTGGGCCCCGAGCACCGGCAGACCCTGGTGGTGGCCACCAATCTGATCATCGACCGGCGCAACACCGAGAACCTGTCAGGGGCCCAGTCCCTGGGCGAGGAGACCCTGCAGGCCTGGGAGAAGACGGCGGGTGCCGACCACCCCAACACGCACGCGACGCAGATGAACCTGGCCACGGTGCTCCGGCGCCGCGGCAATCCGCTCGGCGCGCGCGAGCTGGACGAACGTGCCCTCGCCGGGTTCCGGGCCTCGCTCGGGGAGACCCATCCCAGCTCGTTGATCGTCATGGGCAACCTCGCGAGCGACCTGTCCGCGCTCGGCGAGACCAGAGCCGCCCGCGAGCTGGGAGAGGCCACCTTCGAGATGAGCCGCGTGACCCGTGGCGACAAGCACCCCGCCACGCTGGTGATCATGGCGAACCTGTCCGTCGACCGGCGCGCCGACGGTGACCTCGCCCAGGCCGACGCCCTGTACGCGGACGTGATGGACCTGTTCGACGAGGTGCTGTCGTCCGAGCACTGGGAGGCCAGGCGGGCGGCGCAGCGGGGACGCCTCGACCTCGACATCGAGCCCATGTCGGCCTGA